The proteins below are encoded in one region of Bosea sp. BIWAKO-01:
- a CDS encoding nickel/cobalt transporter, producing MSLSAPHATSLRLPIVSRRLALMALSILAVAGALAVLAYVIASVSPPPPPPPRNPFGTALPREALPSTTGIGALLLSWQSAFYRELTATLKAIHTSSAALPGLLALAFGYGVFHAAGPGHGKAVISGYIVADNRSLRRGLALSFAAAILQAAVAIALVLILTIALRATAATMSATTTMIEQASFALVGLVGLWVLWRKAGALLVLSGDAAAHDPACDHVHMPGPDEIARLRGWREMAGVVFAAGLRPCAGALIILVFAFSQGLLWAGIAATFAMALGTALTTGALAALAVFFKFAALKLAGGSSLRGAKVIAGLELLAAAFVAVLGAALFLGLWAAQGN from the coding sequence ATGTCCCTGAGTGCGCCGCATGCGACGTCGCTGCGCCTGCCTATCGTCTCGCGCAGGCTCGCCCTGATGGCCCTCTCGATTCTGGCTGTCGCAGGAGCCCTTGCCGTCCTGGCCTATGTGATTGCGAGCGTGAGCCCACCACCGCCCCCGCCACCGCGCAACCCCTTCGGGACTGCCTTACCCCGCGAGGCACTGCCTTCGACGACGGGCATCGGCGCGCTGCTCCTGTCCTGGCAATCGGCCTTCTATCGCGAACTCACCGCGACGCTGAAGGCGATCCACACCAGCAGCGCGGCCCTGCCCGGCCTGCTTGCGCTGGCCTTCGGCTATGGCGTCTTTCATGCAGCCGGCCCCGGCCACGGCAAGGCAGTGATCTCCGGCTACATCGTCGCCGATAATCGCAGCCTCAGGCGTGGCCTCGCCTTGAGCTTTGCCGCCGCGATCCTCCAGGCTGCGGTCGCCATTGCACTGGTCCTGATCTTGACGATCGCGTTGAGAGCAACCGCTGCGACCATGAGCGCGACGACGACGATGATCGAGCAGGCGAGCTTCGCGCTGGTCGGGCTGGTCGGATTATGGGTGCTCTGGCGCAAGGCCGGAGCGCTGCTCGTCCTGTCGGGAGATGCCGCCGCACATGATCCGGCCTGCGACCATGTTCACATGCCAGGCCCCGACGAGATCGCCAGATTGCGCGGTTGGCGCGAGATGGCCGGCGTCGTTTTCGCGGCGGGCCTGCGCCCCTGCGCCGGCGCGCTGATCATCCTGGTCTTCGCCTTCTCGCAGGGGTTGCTCTGGGCCGGCATCGCCGCGACCTTCGCCATGGCGCTCGGCACGGCCCTGACCACGGGAGCACTCGCTGCGCTCGCGGTCTTCTTCAAGTTCGCCGCCCTGAAACTCGCCGGAGGCAGCAGCCTGCGCGGAGCAAAAGTGATCGCAGGGCTCGAACTGCTCGCCGCCGCCTTCGTCGCCGTGCTCGGCGCGGCACTGTTCCTCGGCCTCTGGGCCGCCCAGGGGAATTGA
- a CDS encoding DUF1007 family protein has protein sequence MTRCRRGLLILAGLAAWLGFTGLAAAHPHVFVSARTEILYAPDGSVKALKHIWSFDEAYSAFITQGLDKNGDGKLTPDELAELAKVNMESLPDVGFFTIAKANGKVQAFGEPSEAALAFENKILTLTYVLPLKQPAAANRSFGIEIGDPTYFVAFDIAEAADAVIARDAPKGCVVRIARPPKLDASVQQKLAQEDITAQPDMSGYQVTTRALVACP, from the coding sequence GTGACCCGATGCCGCCGCGGCCTACTCATTCTCGCCGGACTTGCGGCCTGGCTCGGGTTCACCGGCCTCGCGGCCGCGCATCCCCATGTATTCGTCAGTGCGCGCACCGAGATCCTCTACGCTCCCGACGGCAGCGTGAAGGCGCTGAAGCATATCTGGAGCTTCGACGAGGCTTATTCCGCCTTCATCACGCAGGGGCTCGACAAGAATGGCGACGGCAAACTGACACCTGACGAGCTGGCGGAGCTTGCCAAGGTCAACATGGAATCCCTGCCCGATGTCGGCTTCTTCACCATCGCCAAGGCAAACGGCAAGGTGCAGGCCTTCGGTGAGCCGAGCGAGGCTGCACTCGCCTTCGAAAACAAGATCCTGACCTTGACCTATGTCCTGCCCCTCAAGCAGCCAGCCGCCGCCAATCGGTCCTTCGGCATCGAGATCGGTGACCCGACCTATTTCGTCGCCTTCGACATCGCCGAGGCAGCGGACGCCGTGATCGCGCGCGATGCACCCAAGGGCTGCGTCGTCCGCATCGCTCGACCGCCCAAGCTCGACGCAAGCGTCCAGCAGAAGCTCGCGCAGGAAGACATCACGGCCCAGCCCGACATGAGCGGATACCAGGTCACGACGCGCGCACTGGTCGCATGTCCCTGA
- a CDS encoding indolepyruvate ferredoxin oxidoreductase family protein, whose amino-acid sequence MAEMEQKSGTADLAEAGALREVALDDKYDLSKQQIFLTGTQAIARMLMVQRERDRRAGLSTAGFVSGYRGSPLGGLDQQLLRAGKQLKASDIVFQPGLNEDLAATAVWGTQQAELQGEGKHDGVFALWYGKGPGVDRSGDVFRHGNMAGTSPHGGVICLMGDDHTAESSTNAHQTEFVFVDRMMPILNPAGVQEIMDYSLHGIALSRFASVWVGIKCVKDNIESTASVDGSVDRVKIVSPIDFVMPPGGLSIRRELDFVDQEKRLHIHKRAAMLAYLRANKLNQTITSGGKKPRIGIITVGKSYLDVRQAMEDLGIDEVRANDLGIRLFKVACPWPIDPGELKDFAAKLDLVMVVEEKRSLIEVQVREELYGSKHQPMVIGKKDENGEWLFPVHGALDPNDVAIALGARLLQYKDDPALRARLEEIAQAQGRLAEAQDIAKRTPYYCSGCPHNSSTVVPEGSRAYAGIGCHYMVQWMDRSTAGFTQMGGEGANWIGEAPFSTRQHVFQNLGDGTYTHSGSLAIRWAVAAGVNVTYKLLYNDAVAMTGGQQAEGHLTPDQMARQIAAEGVHRVAVVSDEPDKYPPGTQWPAGTTIHHRDDLDAVQRELAQVPGVSLLLYDQTCATEKRRRRKRGAYPDPDKRVIVNELVCEGCGDCGVQSNCVSVQPLETEFGRKRQIDQSNCNKDFSCVKGFCPSFVTVHGARPKKAAPRRLDAGAFSAGELPEPQVPALDRSFAVVVTGVGGTGVVTIGAILGMAAHLEGKGCGMIDMAGLAQKGGAVFSHVKLAPRPEDIHAIRVAAGQADLVLGCDLTVTGSKKVLGAIRPDGATVVVNTAESMPGDFTRNADFSLPIERLKRAIISASGRERTHLVDATAAANAFLGNAIAANMFMLGYAWQFGGVPLSRASLLRAIELNGEAVAMNKQAFELGRRAAHDPDALISALAEAKAPTRARHLSQTLEEIIARRVDYLTAYQNAAYAARYRHLVARIQVKEVQVLPGQSALAESVARYLFKLMAYKDEYEVARLYADGAFQRQVAATFEKDSASGERLRYEFHLAPPLLAKVDPHTGLPRKMSFGPWMMKAFGLLAKLKGLRGTAFDIFGRTEERRTERRLIAEYDALIGELVNRLTPENHALCVALAAIPEKIRGFGHVKERHLKQAKAEETDLLVRLRDGSAAALAMPRAAE is encoded by the coding sequence ATGGCCGAGATGGAACAGAAGTCCGGCACCGCAGACCTGGCCGAGGCCGGCGCGTTGCGCGAGGTCGCGCTGGACGACAAATACGACCTCTCGAAACAGCAGATATTCCTGACCGGGACGCAGGCGATCGCCCGCATGCTGATGGTCCAGCGCGAGCGCGACCGCCGCGCCGGCCTGAGCACGGCGGGCTTCGTCTCGGGCTATCGCGGCTCGCCGCTGGGCGGGCTCGACCAGCAATTGCTCCGGGCCGGCAAACAGCTCAAGGCCTCCGATATCGTCTTCCAGCCGGGACTGAACGAGGATCTGGCCGCGACCGCGGTCTGGGGCACGCAGCAGGCCGAACTGCAGGGCGAAGGCAAGCATGACGGCGTCTTCGCGCTTTGGTACGGCAAGGGCCCGGGGGTGGACCGCAGTGGCGACGTTTTCCGCCATGGCAACATGGCGGGCACCTCGCCCCATGGCGGCGTCATTTGCCTGATGGGCGACGACCACACCGCTGAATCGTCCACCAATGCGCATCAGACCGAGTTCGTCTTCGTCGACCGGATGATGCCGATCCTGAACCCGGCCGGCGTTCAGGAGATCATGGATTATTCCCTGCACGGCATCGCGCTCTCGCGCTTTGCCTCGGTCTGGGTCGGCATCAAATGCGTGAAGGACAATATCGAGTCGACGGCATCCGTCGATGGCTCGGTCGACCGGGTCAAGATCGTCTCGCCGATTGATTTCGTCATGCCGCCGGGCGGGTTGAGCATCCGCCGCGAGCTGGATTTCGTCGATCAGGAGAAGCGGCTGCATATCCACAAGCGCGCAGCGATGCTGGCCTATCTGCGCGCCAACAAGCTCAACCAGACCATCACCTCCGGGGGCAAGAAGCCGCGCATCGGCATCATCACCGTCGGAAAATCCTATCTCGATGTCCGCCAGGCGATGGAGGATCTCGGCATCGACGAGGTTCGCGCCAATGATCTCGGTATCCGCCTGTTCAAGGTCGCCTGTCCCTGGCCGATCGATCCGGGCGAGCTGAAGGACTTCGCCGCCAAGCTCGACCTCGTCATGGTGGTCGAGGAAAAGCGCTCGCTGATCGAGGTGCAGGTCCGCGAGGAGCTCTATGGCTCCAAGCACCAACCGATGGTGATCGGCAAGAAGGACGAGAACGGCGAATGGCTCTTCCCGGTCCATGGCGCGCTCGATCCCAACGACGTCGCGATCGCGCTTGGCGCGCGGCTGCTGCAGTACAAGGACGACCCGGCGCTGCGGGCGAGGCTCGAGGAGATCGCCCAGGCGCAAGGGCGCCTCGCCGAGGCCCAGGACATCGCCAAGCGCACGCCGTACTATTGCTCGGGCTGCCCGCATAACAGCTCCACCGTGGTGCCCGAAGGCTCGCGCGCCTATGCCGGCATCGGCTGCCATTACATGGTGCAGTGGATGGACCGGAGCACCGCCGGCTTCACCCAGATGGGCGGCGAAGGCGCGAACTGGATCGGCGAAGCGCCGTTCTCGACGCGGCAGCACGTCTTCCAGAATCTCGGGGACGGCACCTATACGCATTCCGGCTCGCTCGCGATCCGCTGGGCGGTCGCTGCCGGCGTCAATGTCACCTACAAGCTGCTGTACAATGATGCCGTGGCCATGACAGGCGGCCAGCAGGCGGAAGGACATCTGACGCCCGACCAGATGGCCCGCCAGATCGCAGCGGAAGGTGTGCATCGCGTCGCGGTGGTCAGCGACGAACCGGACAAATACCCGCCGGGCACGCAATGGCCCGCCGGCACGACGATCCATCATCGCGACGATCTCGACGCCGTGCAGCGCGAGCTTGCGCAGGTTCCGGGCGTGTCGTTGCTGCTTTACGACCAGACCTGCGCCACCGAGAAGCGCCGCCGGCGCAAGCGTGGCGCCTATCCCGATCCCGACAAGCGGGTGATCGTCAATGAACTCGTCTGCGAAGGCTGTGGCGATTGCGGCGTGCAGTCGAACTGCGTCTCCGTGCAGCCGCTGGAGACCGAGTTCGGCCGCAAGCGCCAGATTGACCAGTCGAACTGCAACAAGGACTTTTCCTGCGTGAAGGGCTTCTGCCCCTCCTTCGTCACCGTGCATGGCGCCCGGCCGAAGAAGGCGGCGCCGCGCCGGCTCGATGCCGGAGCGTTCAGTGCAGGCGAGCTTCCCGAGCCGCAGGTTCCGGCCCTCGATCGCAGTTTCGCGGTCGTCGTCACCGGTGTCGGTGGCACCGGCGTGGTGACGATCGGCGCCATTCTCGGCATGGCGGCGCATCTCGAAGGCAAGGGCTGCGGCATGATCGACATGGCCGGTCTTGCCCAGAAGGGCGGGGCGGTCTTCAGCCATGTCAAGCTCGCGCCGCGGCCCGAAGACATTCACGCCATTCGCGTCGCCGCCGGTCAGGCGGATCTGGTGCTCGGTTGCGATCTCACGGTCACTGGCTCGAAGAAGGTCCTTGGCGCGATACGACCGGATGGCGCGACCGTCGTGGTCAATACGGCCGAGAGCATGCCGGGGGATTTCACCCGCAATGCGGATTTCTCGCTGCCGATCGAGCGGCTGAAGCGGGCGATCATCTCGGCGTCAGGGCGTGAGCGGACGCATCTTGTCGATGCGACGGCGGCTGCGAACGCTTTCCTCGGCAACGCCATTGCCGCCAACATGTTCATGCTCGGTTATGCGTGGCAGTTCGGCGGCGTGCCGCTGTCGCGCGCCTCGCTGCTCCGGGCGATCGAGCTCAACGGCGAAGCGGTCGCCATGAACAAGCAGGCCTTCGAGCTCGGCCGGCGTGCGGCGCATGATCCGGACGCTTTGATCTCTGCCCTTGCGGAGGCCAAGGCGCCGACGCGGGCGCGGCATCTCTCGCAGACGCTGGAGGAGATCATCGCGCGCCGCGTCGATTATCTCACCGCCTACCAGAATGCGGCCTATGCGGCGCGCTATCGCCATCTTGTCGCGCGCATCCAGGTCAAGGAAGTCCAGGTCTTGCCAGGGCAGAGCGCGCTTGCCGAGAGCGTGGCGCGCTATCTTTTCAAGCTGATGGCCTACAAGGACGAGTATGAGGTTGCGCGCCTCTATGCCGATGGCGCGTTCCAGAGGCAGGTGGCCGCCACCTTCGAGAAGGACAGCGCTTCGGGTGAGAGGCTGCGCTACGAGTTTCATCTCGCGCCGCCTCTGCTCGCCAAGGTCGATCCCCATACCGGCCTGCCGCGCAAGATGAGCTTCGGCCCCTGGATGATGAAGGCCTTTGGCCTGCTGGCGAAGCTGAAGGGCCTGCGCGGCACGGCCTTCGACATCTTCGGCCGTACCGAGGAACGCAGAACGGAGCGTCGGCTGATCGCTGAATACGACGCGCTGATCGGCGAGCTGGTGAACCGGCTGACACCGGAGAACCATGCGCTTTGCGTGGCACTGGCGGCAATCCCGGAGAAGATCCGTGGGTTTGGCCATGTCAAGGAACGCCACCTCAAGCAGGCCAAGGCCGAGGAAACGGATCTCCTGGTCCGGCTGCGTGACGGCTCCGCTGCGGCATTGGCGATGCCGAGAGCGGCCGAGTAG
- a CDS encoding LysE family translocator produces the protein MEELFGFVLAGLALAGSPGPATLSLAATGAAFGARGGLVYAAGITSGMAAVIAITASGMVGVLMALPGVAPLVTIAAAGYFLYLAYRIATAPPLREASERGQRPSFAAGALLSLVNPKGYAAMAALFSGFVLLRERVAADALAKAAVLMAIIAAVNLLWLATGAALTRCFRRPRLNRAINIVFAILLIASVAFALVR, from the coding sequence ATGGAGGAGTTGTTCGGTTTCGTGCTTGCCGGGCTCGCACTCGCGGGCAGTCCTGGACCTGCCACGTTGAGCCTGGCTGCAACCGGTGCTGCCTTCGGTGCCCGCGGGGGGCTCGTCTATGCTGCCGGCATCACCAGCGGTATGGCCGCGGTCATCGCGATCACCGCCAGCGGCATGGTCGGGGTGCTGATGGCGCTGCCTGGCGTGGCGCCGCTGGTGACGATCGCTGCGGCTGGGTATTTTCTCTATCTGGCCTATCGCATCGCCACTGCGCCGCCCCTGAGAGAGGCGAGTGAACGCGGCCAGCGACCGTCCTTCGCCGCAGGTGCCCTGCTGTCGCTCGTCAATCCGAAGGGCTATGCGGCGATGGCGGCACTGTTCTCCGGTTTCGTCCTGTTGCGCGAGCGGGTTGCCGCCGATGCGCTGGCGAAGGCGGCAGTGCTGATGGCGATCATCGCCGCGGTCAATCTGCTCTGGCTCGCCACGGGAGCGGCGTTGACCCGCTGTTTTCGCCGACCGCGGTTGAACCGGGCCATCAATATCGTCTTCGCCATTCTGCTGATCGCGTCGGTCGCATTCGCGCTGGTGCGTTGA
- a CDS encoding helix-turn-helix domain-containing protein encodes MVRRTSLKEADCPVARALDAIGDWWSLLIIRDAFSDVRRFGEFQRSLGVAKGILATRLRNLVELGVLEIAPASDGSAYQEYVLTEKGRGLFVVVAGLRQWGEDQCYEPGEPHSALIDNETGQPVGRLELRSADGRVLGPLNTTVRLAASPSTKPHGGA; translated from the coding sequence ATGGTCAGACGCACCAGCCTCAAGGAGGCAGATTGCCCCGTCGCCCGCGCCCTGGACGCGATCGGCGATTGGTGGTCCCTGCTGATCATTCGCGATGCATTCAGCGACGTGCGGCGTTTCGGTGAATTCCAGAGGAGCCTCGGCGTTGCCAAGGGCATCCTCGCCACGCGGCTGCGCAACCTGGTCGAACTCGGCGTCCTCGAGATCGCGCCAGCCTCGGATGGCAGCGCCTATCAGGAATATGTGCTGACCGAGAAAGGCCGCGGCCTCTTCGTCGTCGTTGCGGGATTGCGGCAATGGGGGGAAGACCAGTGCTACGAGCCGGGTGAGCCCCACTCCGCACTTATCGACAACGAGACCGGGCAGCCTGTCGGGCGCCTCGAATTGCGTTCCGCCGACGGGCGAGTCCTTGGCCCGCTCAACACGACCGTGCGCTTGGCCGCATCACCGTCCACAAAGCCCCATGGCGGGGCCTGA
- a CDS encoding MFS transporter encodes MKPQNSALAVSSLAERPTRSGAPGQEPDITASTGPSRAVTLLFAVACGLSVANIYYAQPLLDVMARDLAISPAAIGGVVTMTQIGYALGLIFIVPLGDLLDRRRLIGAQALLSGLALLVVGLAPNAAFLLAGMVAVGLLAVVVQVLVAFAASMAADRERGRIVGRITSGIVIGILLARFVSGVLADVGGWRLVYLASAVLTVLMACLLFQVLPKHHRVATRISYPELLASVVGLFVKEPILRVRAVLALLIFAGFSVFWTSLVLPLSAAPFSLSHTEIGMFGLVGLAGALAASWAGSLADRGYGQHVTGLSLGLMALSWIPIALMGISLWNLILGVVLLDLAIQAVHITNQTMIFAVRPDARSRLVGGYMVFYSVGSALGSIASTMVFARAGWIGVCVLGAAISLSALLFWAATRRHQPVEIRAE; translated from the coding sequence ATGAAGCCCCAGAATTCAGCACTTGCCGTCTCATCACTGGCAGAGCGTCCCACTCGTAGCGGGGCGCCGGGACAGGAACCAGACATCACGGCGAGCACCGGCCCTTCACGCGCCGTGACACTTCTCTTCGCCGTTGCTTGCGGCCTCAGCGTGGCAAATATCTATTACGCCCAGCCGCTGCTCGATGTGATGGCGCGCGATCTTGCGATCAGCCCGGCGGCGATCGGCGGCGTCGTGACGATGACGCAAATCGGCTACGCGCTCGGGCTGATCTTCATCGTGCCGCTTGGCGATCTGCTGGATCGGCGGCGGCTGATCGGCGCGCAGGCATTGCTCTCTGGCTTGGCGCTGCTCGTCGTCGGCTTGGCACCGAACGCTGCCTTCCTGCTGGCGGGGATGGTGGCCGTTGGCCTGCTTGCCGTCGTCGTGCAGGTGCTCGTTGCCTTTGCAGCAAGCATGGCGGCGGACAGGGAGCGCGGGCGGATCGTCGGCAGGATCACGAGCGGGATCGTGATCGGCATCCTGCTGGCGCGTTTCGTTTCGGGCGTGCTTGCCGATGTCGGGGGTTGGCGCCTGGTCTATCTGGCGTCGGCGGTGCTCACGGTGCTGATGGCCTGCCTGCTGTTCCAGGTGCTGCCGAAACATCACCGCGTCGCGACAAGGATCTCCTATCCGGAGCTGCTCGCGTCCGTTGTGGGCCTGTTCGTCAAAGAGCCGATCCTGCGGGTACGAGCCGTGCTCGCCTTGTTGATCTTTGCCGGTTTCAGCGTGTTCTGGACGTCGCTGGTCCTACCGCTCAGCGCTGCACCCTTCTCGCTGTCTCATACCGAGATCGGAATGTTCGGTCTCGTCGGACTGGCGGGGGCACTTGCTGCCTCCTGGGCGGGATCGCTCGCTGACCGCGGCTATGGCCAGCACGTGACCGGTTTGTCGCTCGGCCTGATGGCGCTGTCCTGGATTCCGATCGCCTTGATGGGCATATCGCTCTGGAACCTGATCCTCGGCGTTGTCCTGCTCGATCTCGCGATCCAGGCCGTGCATATCACGAACCAGACCATGATCTTCGCGGTGCGGCCCGACGCCCGTAGCCGGCTCGTCGGCGGCTATATGGTCTTCTATTCGGTTGGCAGCGCGTTGGGCTCGATCGCCTCGACCATGGTCTTTGCCCGCGCAGGCTGGATCGGCGTCTGCGTGCTGGGAGCCGCGATCAGCCTGTCGGCGCTGCTGTTCTGGGCAGCGACCCGCCGACACCAGCCCGTGGAGATCCGAGCCGAATGA
- a CDS encoding Crp/Fnr family transcriptional regulator yields the protein MISPEDLRRIAAWSRDLKPEEFEEARRGISLKSYGKGNYICHVGDRLESWTGVAEGLVKMSTTSKEGKSATLAGLRAGAWFGEGTVIKAEPRRYDLVALRDTQLALMRRSTFLWLFEHSAAFNRFLVHQFNERLGQFIALAENERMLDSTARLARNLAWLFNPILYPDQSLTLAISQEELGLLAGMSRQMANQGLAKLADLGLLEVGHGSVTILDLDRLARYEG from the coding sequence TTGATCTCTCCCGAAGACCTGCGCCGCATCGCTGCCTGGTCCCGCGACCTGAAGCCGGAAGAGTTTGAGGAAGCGCGCCGCGGGATCAGCCTGAAATCCTACGGCAAGGGCAATTACATCTGCCATGTCGGCGACCGGCTCGAATCCTGGACCGGCGTTGCCGAGGGGCTGGTGAAAATGAGCACCACCTCCAAGGAAGGCAAATCCGCGACGCTGGCCGGCTTGCGCGCGGGCGCCTGGTTCGGCGAGGGCACGGTGATCAAGGCTGAGCCACGCCGCTATGATCTGGTGGCTTTGCGCGACACGCAGCTCGCCCTGATGCGGCGCTCGACGTTCCTCTGGCTGTTCGAGCACAGTGCGGCCTTCAACCGCTTCCTCGTTCATCAGTTCAACGAACGACTCGGCCAGTTCATCGCGCTGGCGGAGAACGAGCGGATGCTGGATTCGACCGCCCGTCTGGCGCGCAACCTCGCCTGGCTGTTCAATCCGATCCTCTATCCCGACCAGAGCCTGACGCTGGCGATCTCGCAGGAGGAACTCGGCTTGCTCGCCGGCATGTCGCGGCAGATGGCCAATCAGGGGCTGGCAAAGCTTGCGGACCTCGGTCTGCTCGAGGTCGGCCACGGCTCGGTGACCATCCTCGATCTGGATCGGCTCGCGCGCTACGAGGGCTAG
- a CDS encoding DUF4239 domain-containing protein has protein sequence MNPYVIGGIAFLCVFGAALIGMFLRARLPEHHLSSDSRDAIKLATAIIGTLSALALGLLIASAKRSFDDAGTGLRTTAARVVLLDRVMAQYGEETREAREVLRKLLELRLSDAGSERTLDDGLDIETVQGALRNLSPPTDAQRWLQGRALQLTGQIAEARWMRAETEVGGFPGAFLAILVFWLALLFASFGLLAPGNGTVVATLFVCALSVTGALVLIIDMDHPYLGLIRISDAPLRQALGRLGR, from the coding sequence ATGAACCCTTACGTCATCGGCGGCATCGCCTTTCTGTGCGTGTTCGGCGCGGCCCTGATCGGGATGTTCTTGCGCGCGCGCCTGCCGGAACACCACTTGAGCTCGGATTCCCGTGACGCCATCAAGCTCGCGACCGCGATCATCGGAACGCTCTCAGCGCTCGCACTTGGCCTCCTGATCGCCTCCGCGAAACGATCGTTCGACGACGCCGGCACGGGCCTGAGGACAACCGCAGCGCGCGTCGTCCTCCTCGACCGGGTCATGGCACAGTACGGAGAGGAGACAAGGGAGGCGCGCGAAGTGCTCCGCAAGCTCCTCGAACTGCGGCTGAGCGATGCCGGCAGCGAGAGAACGCTGGACGACGGCCTCGACATCGAAACGGTCCAGGGAGCGCTGCGAAACCTGTCGCCACCAACCGACGCCCAGCGCTGGCTTCAGGGACGCGCCCTTCAACTCACCGGGCAGATCGCGGAAGCGCGGTGGATGCGAGCCGAAACCGAGGTCGGAGGGTTTCCTGGCGCATTCCTGGCCATTCTCGTGTTCTGGCTCGCCTTGCTCTTCGCCTCGTTCGGTCTCCTGGCCCCGGGCAATGGAACGGTGGTGGCGACCTTGTTCGTCTGCGCCTTGTCCGTGACAGGAGCGCTGGTGCTGATCATCGACATGGATCATCCCTATCTCGGGCTCATCCGCATCTCGGACGCACCATTGCGGCAGGCGCTCGGGCGCCTCGGTCGGTAG